A part of Paenibacillus sp. 481 genomic DNA contains:
- a CDS encoding ABC transporter permease, producing the protein MNRRRLTKAGPPIVAVLLFLMIWQLGIIVFQVEKWLLPSPLDIVVEGYKSAPSLAMHTWATMKLMLVGFSSGTVVGLLLAFVLHSIPWLKRAIYPLIIITQNVPSIALLPLLAIWFGFGLLPKVIVITLVCFFPICIAAMDGLMQTDRTMLQYMRMAGASRTQLFWKLEFPHALPTLFSGLKIAAAYSVMGAIVGEWIGTDKGIGHYLMLQKSAFRTDRIFVAIAIIVMLSLAMFALIRVLERYTVRWREKDRV; encoded by the coding sequence ATGAACAGACGTCGGTTGACGAAGGCGGGGCCGCCCATTGTGGCGGTCCTGCTCTTTTTAATGATTTGGCAATTGGGTATCATCGTATTCCAAGTGGAAAAATGGTTGCTACCAAGCCCACTCGACATTGTGGTAGAGGGTTACAAGAGTGCGCCTTCTCTGGCGATGCATACGTGGGCAACCATGAAGCTTATGCTGGTCGGCTTCAGTTCAGGCACAGTAGTTGGCCTACTGCTCGCTTTTGTGTTGCACTCGATTCCATGGTTAAAGCGTGCTATTTATCCGCTCATTATTATTACGCAAAATGTGCCGAGTATCGCTTTGCTACCGCTGCTCGCCATTTGGTTCGGCTTCGGCTTGCTGCCGAAAGTGATCGTCATTACGCTGGTCTGCTTTTTCCCCATATGTATCGCAGCGATGGATGGGCTGATGCAGACGGATCGCACGATGCTGCAATACATGCGCATGGCTGGGGCGAGTCGGACGCAGTTATTTTGGAAGCTAGAGTTTCCGCATGCTTTACCGACATTGTTCTCAGGTCTGAAAATTGCTGCTGCTTACAGTGTAATGGGTGCCATTGTCGGGGAGTGGATCGGAACAGATAAGGGCATTGGCCATTATTTAATGTTGCAAAAATCAGCGTTTCGGACGGATCGCATTTTTGTCGCGATTGCGATTATCGTTATGCTTAGTCTCGCGATGTTCGCGCTTATTCGTGTGTTGGAGCGATACACAGTGCGGTGGCGGGAAAAGGATCGCGTGTAA
- a CDS encoding ABC transporter ATP-binding protein, whose product MDNKLVEATQNQRELASESIEESTVASAALVERAPVSALSALELSQVSKSFKDAHRQPLHVLNDVSLTVKQGEFVSIIGPSGSGKSTLFHLIGGLLRPDAGSIHVHGSEVSGQTGHISYMPQQPALFPWRTIEDNVILAQEIAGRAKDEARAEARQWLANVGLRGYEQAYPHTLSGGMQQRVAFLRALMSPQELMLLDEPFSALDALTRSDMQRWLIDLWERNRRSVLFITHSIEEALLLSDTIYVLSNRPARVLERIEVPFARPRTEQLTQEPRFLHMKRDLAELLRYIQTETKMS is encoded by the coding sequence ATGGATAACAAGTTAGTCGAAGCCACACAAAATCAACGAGAGTTAGCGTCTGAGTCCATAGAGGAATCAACGGTTGCCTCAGCTGCTTTAGTGGAGCGGGCACCAGTATCAGCGCTGTCTGCGTTAGAGCTATCGCAAGTGAGCAAATCTTTCAAAGATGCGCATCGTCAGCCGTTGCATGTCTTGAACGACGTTTCGCTGACAGTGAAGCAAGGAGAGTTTGTATCGATTATCGGCCCGTCCGGTTCGGGCAAGAGTACCCTGTTTCATCTGATCGGCGGCTTGCTGCGCCCTGATGCGGGGAGCATTCATGTACACGGCAGCGAAGTGTCCGGTCAGACCGGACACATCAGCTACATGCCGCAGCAGCCTGCGCTCTTTCCGTGGCGCACCATCGAGGACAACGTGATCTTGGCGCAGGAAATTGCCGGCCGCGCCAAAGACGAAGCCCGCGCCGAAGCGCGTCAATGGCTCGCCAATGTCGGCTTGCGCGGCTACGAGCAGGCGTACCCGCATACGCTATCTGGCGGGATGCAGCAGCGCGTCGCCTTTTTGCGGGCGCTAATGAGCCCGCAAGAGCTGATGCTGCTCGACGAGCCGTTCAGCGCGTTGGACGCACTGACGCGCAGCGATATGCAGCGCTGGCTCATTGATTTGTGGGAGCGCAATCGCCGCTCCGTCCTGTTTATTACACATAGCATCGAAGAAGCGCTGCTGTTGTCCGATACGATTTACGTGCTGTCCAATCGTCCAGCCCGTGTATTGGAGCGGATCGAAGTGCCATTTGCTCGTCCCCGCACAGAACAGTTGACGCAAGAGCCGCGCTTCCTACACATGAAGCGCGATTTAGCAGAACTGCTGCGCTATATTCAAACCGAAACGAAGATGTCTTAG
- a CDS encoding DinB family protein: MKQKRILGQFLSIMQQYEHALDTYTFEQLVKKPSAQQWSLGEMYNHIIETGLLQIAALKKCVDAPKMPGATKTWKGKVVFMLGSIPPIRAKVPESAEHTAFQPTSKEELKERLQAFAQEMRDLAPQLEKIDSDRKVEHPYFGHINAIEWYDHILMHVRHHLRQKKRLDAWLNI; the protein is encoded by the coding sequence GTGAAGCAGAAGCGAATACTTGGCCAATTTTTATCTATTATGCAACAGTACGAGCATGCGCTTGATACGTATACATTTGAGCAACTAGTAAAGAAGCCGTCCGCACAACAATGGTCACTAGGTGAAATGTACAATCACATTATAGAAACCGGATTGTTGCAAATAGCTGCGCTAAAAAAATGTGTAGATGCTCCTAAGATGCCCGGGGCCACGAAGACGTGGAAAGGGAAAGTGGTCTTTATGTTAGGCTCCATACCACCCATTCGTGCGAAGGTGCCGGAATCTGCTGAGCATACTGCGTTTCAGCCGACGAGCAAAGAAGAATTGAAGGAACGGCTTCAAGCTTTCGCGCAGGAAATGAGGGATTTGGCACCCCAATTGGAGAAGATTGATTCTGATCGAAAAGTGGAGCATCCTTATTTTGGACATATCAATGCGATAGAATGGTATGATCACATTTTAATGCACGTTAGGCATCATTTAAGGCAGAAAAAGCGTTTGGATGCTTGGCTGAACATATAA
- a CDS encoding YczE/YyaS/YitT family protein codes for MRIQLKHLFFIGGLLILALGINMMTTVTSFGLSPYDSLFIALFQNFGVSIGFWMFMINFVFTIVVWVMDKSYLTIGTILTMILISVFVDAIGSVQVLMDMIRSFPKLLTLVLGNICIGTGIGIYVASRVSTAPQEAFVLVVSDRTKWTFRKTEIMLAFIFLAVSFSLDGPIYFGTIVLSFTTGWIIQAALNVGERVLQKAQKQPQSA; via the coding sequence ATGCGCATTCAATTAAAGCACTTATTTTTTATTGGCGGCTTACTTATTCTTGCCCTAGGCATCAACATGATGACCACCGTCACTTCGTTCGGGCTTAGTCCGTACGATTCTCTGTTTATCGCTTTGTTTCAGAACTTCGGCGTTAGTATAGGCTTCTGGATGTTTATGATTAATTTCGTGTTTACGATTGTGGTGTGGGTGATGGACAAAAGCTATCTCACAATCGGCACGATATTGACGATGATTCTGATTTCGGTGTTTGTTGATGCAATCGGATCTGTGCAGGTGCTGATGGATATGATCCGTTCCTTTCCTAAGCTGCTTACACTTGTGCTCGGCAATATATGCATTGGAACGGGGATCGGCATATATGTCGCTTCGCGCGTAAGTACAGCTCCGCAAGAAGCGTTCGTACTCGTTGTGTCCGACCGAACCAAATGGACGTTTCGCAAAACGGAAATTATGTTGGCCTTTATCTTTTTGGCTGTGAGCTTCTCGCTAGATGGCCCGATTTATTTCGGCACGATCGTGCTGTCGTTTACGACGGGCTGGATTATTCAAGCAGCCCTCAACGTAGGTGAACGCGTGCTGCAAAAGGCGCAGAAACAGCCGCAATCGGCCTAA
- a CDS encoding LacI family DNA-binding transcriptional regulator, whose product MYNIKQIAQMAGVSVSTVSRVINNHPYVNEQKRAEILNIIKQFNYLPNSNAIHLVTGKTNVIGVILPLVSNHYYNSILAGIAQQATRHNYYLMVCQTDYRADKELEVLEMLKMKKMDGVIMCAHLNEYEAIEPYTQFGPIVTCEMTNSERISSVYTDHYRNFLMGMNVLIEKGHCHIGYCIGRADSLNSRHRRRAYFDAMQRIEVAPAAAWAFEGCITFQDGSEVVDKWQHMQPQTRPTALLTACTHIAAGIVTAAKKRGIDIPRDLAVVGCDDQQTGELLDITTVTNSSREIGEQAFDLLHAQLINKAQVITKQELRPQLRERLST is encoded by the coding sequence ATGTACAATATTAAGCAAATCGCGCAAATGGCTGGCGTGTCCGTGTCTACGGTTTCTCGAGTCATTAACAACCATCCCTACGTAAACGAACAGAAACGAGCCGAAATTTTAAATATAATCAAACAATTCAACTATTTACCTAACTCAAATGCGATTCATCTCGTAACAGGGAAGACGAACGTCATCGGTGTCATCCTGCCGCTTGTTAGCAATCATTATTACAACTCCATTTTGGCTGGGATTGCGCAGCAAGCTACCCGCCATAACTATTATTTGATGGTGTGCCAGACCGACTATCGTGCGGATAAAGAGTTAGAAGTACTGGAAATGTTGAAAATGAAAAAGATGGACGGTGTCATTATGTGCGCCCATTTAAATGAATATGAAGCGATTGAGCCCTATACGCAATTTGGCCCTATTGTGACGTGTGAAATGACGAACTCGGAGCGTATTTCGAGTGTATATACCGATCACTACCGCAACTTTTTGATGGGCATGAATGTGTTAATCGAAAAAGGACATTGCCATATCGGTTACTGCATCGGCAGAGCGGACAGCCTCAATAGCCGTCATCGCAGACGAGCTTACTTCGATGCTATGCAGCGCATTGAGGTCGCCCCAGCGGCTGCGTGGGCATTTGAAGGCTGCATAACTTTCCAAGACGGCAGCGAGGTTGTGGACAAATGGCAGCACATGCAGCCGCAGACGCGCCCAACAGCGCTGCTGACCGCATGCACCCATATTGCGGCTGGCATTGTGACCGCGGCGAAGAAGCGCGGGATCGACATTCCTCGTGACCTAGCAGTAGTCGGCTGCGACGATCAACAGACAGGCGAATTGCTCGACATTACAACGGTTACGAATTCAAGCCGCGAAATTGGCGAGCAGGCTTTCGATTTGCTGCATGCTCAGCTTATTAACAAGGCGCAAGTCATTACAAAGCAGGAGCTGCGCCCGCAGCTTCGGGAGAGACTTTCTACGTAA
- a CDS encoding TatD family hydrolase, producing MQSSHVDITKKSAYVDAHIHLDTYSGAAQAAIIQLLEDDTLPLDYVVAVSMGLKSSQATQAWARRYPQRVLPAYGFHPEQALPTDAEVAELLAWMDVHQAEMAAVGEVGLPYYEREAAAKQGNVFSREPYVELLEQFVQRAAAWNKPIVLHAVYDDAPLVCDLLERHNVRKAHFHWFKGDADTVERMAANGYFISFTPDITYEEDIQALARRYPITQVMTETDGPWPFEGEFTGTVTVPTMVRDVAAYWARLQRITEQEAAVLLRENARCCYGY from the coding sequence ATGCAAAGCAGCCATGTAGATATTACAAAGAAGTCGGCATACGTCGATGCGCATATTCATTTGGATACGTATTCAGGGGCAGCACAAGCAGCGATCATTCAGCTGCTTGAAGACGATACACTTCCGCTTGATTATGTCGTAGCGGTCTCGATGGGGCTTAAGTCTAGCCAAGCGACGCAAGCATGGGCACGTCGTTACCCGCAGCGGGTGCTGCCTGCATATGGTTTCCATCCGGAGCAGGCGCTGCCAACGGATGCCGAAGTGGCAGAACTGCTGGCTTGGATGGATGTCCACCAAGCAGAGATGGCTGCGGTAGGTGAAGTGGGGTTGCCTTATTACGAGCGGGAAGCGGCGGCAAAGCAAGGGAATGTATTTAGTCGCGAGCCCTACGTGGAGCTGTTAGAGCAATTTGTTCAGCGGGCGGCTGCTTGGAACAAGCCCATTGTGCTGCATGCCGTCTATGACGACGCGCCGCTAGTATGTGATTTACTAGAGCGGCATAACGTGCGCAAAGCGCATTTTCATTGGTTTAAGGGGGACGCCGATACGGTAGAGCGGATGGCTGCTAACGGCTATTTTATTTCGTTCACACCGGATATTACATATGAGGAAGACATTCAAGCGCTAGCACGACGCTATCCGATTACGCAAGTCATGACCGAAACGGATGGGCCATGGCCGTTTGAGGGTGAGTTCACTGGAACAGTTACGGTTCCAACCATGGTCCGTGATGTGGCGGCATATTGGGCCCGACTGCAAAGGATAACAGAACAGGAAGCCGCCGTATTGCTGCGAGAAAATGCACGCTGCTGCTACGGATATTAA
- a CDS encoding response regulator transcription factor, with protein sequence MTKQKLLYIEDDREIGSWTSAYLIDRGYDVHWLTSGEQALQVIGGCDLAILDVMLPGLDGFTVGQRLKKEFPHTPILMLSARTAIDDKLHGLQFADDYVTKPFHPDELAARIEVLLRRFEKQTPAMIKLKHLHIYLEENRIVDNNTETEIALTGKQYHIFSYLLRHPNQILTKEQLYEGVWGASYIDGDKTLMVHIRHLREKLERNPGEPDIIETIRGIGYRVKQ encoded by the coding sequence ATGACAAAACAAAAGTTGTTATATATTGAAGATGACCGTGAAATTGGCTCATGGACGAGCGCGTACTTAATTGATCGAGGCTACGATGTCCACTGGCTGACCTCTGGGGAACAAGCTCTCCAAGTTATAGGCGGATGTGATCTCGCTATTTTAGACGTGATGCTACCAGGTTTAGATGGATTCACAGTCGGACAGCGGCTAAAAAAGGAGTTCCCGCATACGCCTATCCTCATGCTATCTGCGCGCACCGCCATTGACGATAAGTTGCACGGATTGCAGTTTGCCGACGATTACGTAACGAAGCCGTTTCATCCTGATGAGTTAGCAGCAAGAATCGAAGTGCTACTGCGCCGTTTCGAGAAACAGACACCTGCCATGATCAAGCTCAAGCACTTACACATATACCTCGAAGAGAACCGCATCGTAGACAACAACACAGAGACTGAAATTGCACTTACAGGCAAGCAATATCATATTTTTTCGTATCTGCTGCGCCATCCGAATCAAATTTTGACGAAAGAACAGCTTTATGAAGGCGTATGGGGCGCGTCTTACATCGATGGCGATAAGACACTCATGGTACATATTCGACACTTGCGAGAAAAGCTAGAACGCAATCCTGGGGAACCAGACATTATTGAAACGATACGCGGCATCGGCTACCGAGTGAAGCAATGA
- a CDS encoding HAMP domain-containing sensor histidine kinase, with product MKLEQMKVPFFRSMLAKYMLIVLGALLVWPLVFPITALITNLPLLLSDQNDHEAKNIYANGERIEQEWHQTAGKLKAIAPEEIKLALHEMKRQYPKAQFFWVDSTGHTQLALPERGDLPQQWSAADSIHFVKQTYDGNPFTSIAFIGKDPKQGFIAIQIERSLMVKEDSLYGTTEIVIVIAVIFIAFVTASWLFFYHMRKRLVHLEEAMTTTDDSGFPHPVEVKKWDEIGRLEQAFNQMIGELHTSREREREEEELRKKLIANLSHDLRTPLTTIRGHAHSLGDEVLSAKGKQSLALIDAKVDDVGQLVDNLFSYTLLSAKKYPFHPERLDILRLVRTSAASWYPIWEKEGLEVHVDLPDEPLMWNVDPLWMKRILDNLFQNIMRHAVSGRYIGIRVEAAGRDAQATHSPVEAAGRDAQATHRPKKLTGDGTPSAHLPVRHTLALIIEDRGPGIQAASEDKGAGIGLTIVSMMMREMDLQWELRSSVDGTQVVFFQQTDLKLNET from the coding sequence ATGAAGCTGGAACAGATGAAGGTTCCGTTCTTTCGCTCGATGCTAGCTAAATATATGCTTATTGTGTTGGGCGCACTTTTGGTGTGGCCGCTTGTATTTCCGATTACCGCCCTTATCACGAATTTACCGCTTTTGTTATCCGACCAGAATGATCATGAAGCGAAAAATATTTATGCCAATGGGGAAAGGATAGAGCAGGAATGGCATCAAACTGCTGGCAAGCTCAAGGCTATCGCTCCTGAGGAGATTAAGCTCGCATTGCATGAAATGAAGCGCCAGTATCCGAAGGCGCAGTTTTTCTGGGTGGACAGTACGGGACACACGCAGCTTGCGCTGCCGGAGCGAGGCGATCTGCCACAACAGTGGAGCGCCGCTGACAGTATTCATTTTGTGAAGCAAACGTATGATGGAAATCCCTTTACATCTATTGCATTCATCGGCAAAGACCCCAAGCAAGGCTTTATTGCCATCCAAATTGAGCGTTCCCTTATGGTAAAAGAAGATTCTTTATACGGAACGACCGAAATTGTCATCGTCATCGCGGTTATATTTATTGCTTTCGTGACAGCTTCTTGGCTGTTCTTCTATCATATGCGCAAGCGACTCGTCCATTTGGAGGAGGCCATGACGACAACAGATGATAGCGGATTTCCACACCCAGTCGAGGTTAAAAAATGGGATGAAATCGGACGCTTAGAGCAAGCGTTCAATCAGATGATTGGCGAGCTACATACGAGTCGTGAACGGGAGCGAGAAGAAGAGGAATTACGGAAAAAGCTAATTGCCAATTTGTCACACGATCTCCGAACGCCATTGACGACGATCAGGGGGCACGCCCACTCTTTGGGTGATGAAGTGCTGTCTGCAAAAGGAAAGCAGTCGCTCGCATTAATTGATGCTAAGGTGGATGATGTGGGGCAACTTGTAGACAATTTATTTTCCTACACCTTGCTCTCAGCAAAAAAGTACCCCTTTCATCCAGAGCGTCTTGATATCCTGCGCCTAGTTCGTACAAGCGCGGCAAGCTGGTATCCAATCTGGGAAAAAGAAGGACTGGAAGTACACGTCGATCTACCAGACGAACCTCTCATGTGGAATGTTGACCCGCTGTGGATGAAGCGAATACTAGACAACTTGTTTCAAAATATAATGCGCCACGCTGTCTCGGGGCGCTATATCGGCATTCGTGTGGAAGCTGCAGGGCGAGATGCGCAAGCCACGCATTCTCCGGTGGAAGCCGCAGGGCGAGATGCGCAGGCCACGCATCGTCCAAAGAAGCTCACAGGAGATGGCACACCGTCTGCACATCTCCCCGTACGTCATACATTGGCGCTTATCATAGAAGATCGAGGGCCGGGCATTCAGGCCGCATCGGAAGACAAAGGCGCGGGCATCGGCCTTACGATTGTGTCAATGATGATGCGCGAAATGGACTTGCAGTGGGAGCTGCGCAGTAGTGTGGACGGAACACAGGTGGTCTTTTTTCAACAAACAGACTTGAAATTAAACGAAACTTAA